From a single Glycine soja cultivar W05 chromosome 19, ASM419377v2, whole genome shotgun sequence genomic region:
- the LOC114400804 gene encoding BTB/POZ and MATH domain-containing protein 4-like has protein sequence MHTASRSNGGGVLASRTSSRSVTETVNGSHKFVIKGYSLAKGIGVGKHIASETFTVGGYQWAIYFYPDGKNPEDNSAYVSVFIALASEGTDVRALFELTLLDQSGNGKHKVHSHFDRSLESGPYTLKYRGSMWGYKRFFKRAQLEASTFLKDDCLKINCTVGVVVSSIDCSKLNTIQVPESDIGAHFGMLLENEEGSDVTFSVGGERFHAHKLVLAARSTAFETEFFNGMEEDDHDIVVTDMEPKVFKALLHFIYRDTLIDDEELFMSRSSFLPSVSESFAAKLLAAAEKYGLPRLKLMCESVLCKDISIDSVAYILALADRYRATELKSVCLQFSAENLVAVMQSDGFEYLKENCPLLQSELLKTVAGCEEEFSGEGKCRSVWAQFSDGGDTNDRSVRQQTWENGVERSQSLWVHLSDGVNNNDRSPGQEA, from the exons ATGCACACCGCGAGCAGGAGCAACGGCGGCGGCGTGCTGGCGTCGCGGACGAGTTCGCGGTCGGTGACGGAGACGGTGAACGGGTCGCACAAGTTCGTGATAAAGGGATACTCCCTGGCGAAGGGGATCGGAGTGGGGAAACACATCGCCAGCGAGACGTTCACGGTGGGAGGGTACCAGTGGGCGATATACTTCTACCCGGACGGCAAGAACCCCGAGGACAACTCCGCCTACGTCTCCGTCTTCATCGCCCTCGCCTCCGAGGGCACCGACGTCCGCGCTCTGTTCGAGCTCACGCTGCTCGACCAGAGCGGGAATGGTAAGCACAAGGTTCACAGCCACTTCGATCGCTCGCTCGAGAGCGGGCCCTACACTCTCAAGTATCGCGGCAGCATGTG GGGGTATAAGAGATTTTTCAAACGGGCTCAACTTGAGGCGTCAACTTTCCTCAAAGACGACTGCTTGAAGATAAACTGCACTGTTGGTGTTGTGGTGTCGTCCATTGATTGTTCCAAGTTAAACACAATACAGGTTCCCGAGTCTGATATTGGGGCACATTTCGGGATGCTGTTAGAGAATGAGGAGGGATCAGATGTTACTTTCTCTGTCGGTGGAGAAAGGTTTCATGCACATAAGCTTGTTTTGGCAGCTCGGTCAACTGCATTTGAAACTGAGTTTTTCAATGGGATGGAGGAGGATGATCATGACATAGTTGTTACTGACATGGAACCAAAGGTTTTCAAG GCTTtgcttcattttatttatagagACACTCTAATAGATGATGAAGAGCTCTTTATGTCACGTTCATCATTCTTGCCTTCGGTTTCTGAATCATTTGCAGCAAAGTTGTTAGCTGCTGCAGAAAAGTATGGTTTGCCAAGACTTAAGCTGATGTGTGAGTCTGTACTTTGCAAAGACATCTCTATAGATTCTGTTGCCTATATTCTGGCTCTTGCTGATCGTTATCGTGCAACAGAATTGAAGTCTGTCTGTCTACAATTTTCTGCTGAAAACCTTGTCG CTGTGATGCAATCTGATGGTTTTGAGTATCTTAAGGAAAATTGTCCCTTGCTGCAATCAGAACTGCTAAAGACTGTGGCTGGATGCGAGGAGGAATTTAGTGGAGAAGGAAAGTGTCGAAGTGTGTGGGCTCAATTTTCTGATGGTGGTGACACCAATGATAGGAGTGTAAGACAACAAACCTGGGAAAATGGTGTTGAAAGAAGTCAAAGCTTATGGGTTCACCTTTCGGATGGTGTTAACAACAATGATAGGAGTCCAGGGCAAGAAGCCTGA